One Amycolatopsis sp. NBC_00355 genomic window carries:
- a CDS encoding TetR/AcrR family transcriptional regulator C-terminal domain-containing protein yields MALTRRDIARAGLKLLNEVGLNGLTLRLIAADLGVKAPALYWHLKSKQELLDEMATQMYADADREPPEPLGEWETVAYRARALRRMMLGYRDGGKVFAGTYLGDLGLVGEHPFRRSVDAGLDRRRADQVLFTVYSFVVGFTIEEQAVYPVPGQLDERYRGAPGGAVLTDVDARFDDGLEIVLGGARGWLETG; encoded by the coding sequence ATGGCCCTGACCAGGCGGGACATCGCCCGCGCCGGGCTGAAGCTGCTCAACGAGGTCGGCCTGAACGGGCTCACGCTGCGGCTCATCGCCGCCGATCTCGGCGTCAAGGCGCCGGCGCTCTACTGGCACCTGAAGAGCAAGCAGGAGCTGCTCGACGAGATGGCGACCCAGATGTACGCCGACGCGGACCGGGAGCCGCCGGAGCCGCTGGGGGAGTGGGAGACCGTCGCCTACCGCGCCCGGGCGCTGCGCCGGATGATGCTGGGCTACCGCGACGGCGGGAAGGTCTTCGCCGGGACCTACCTCGGCGACCTGGGCCTGGTCGGGGAGCACCCGTTCCGCCGGAGCGTCGACGCCGGCCTGGACCGGCGGCGGGCCGACCAGGTGCTCTTCACGGTCTACAGCTTCGTCGTCGGCTTCACCATCGAAGAGCAGGCCGTCTACCCGGTGCCGGGGCAGCTGGACGAGCGCTACCGCGGGGCGCCGGGCGGCGCGGTGCTCACGGACGTCGACGCGCGGTTCGACGACGGCCTGGAGATCGTCCTCGGTGGGGCCCGGGGCTGGCTCGAGACGGGATAA
- a CDS encoding sensor domain-containing protein has protein sequence MASERRDPPFGGSVVFLLMNLPLGVAAFTVLTSLTAAGLGTVVVWVGVPLLALLVLGIRGAARMERARVYALLDRYIDLPYLPLPAGKQSLRWKARLKDLSTWRDLLYFFVLFPLGLIEFTLVTAFWSTSLALAGLPVYFRWLPGGAYYFPSDDVRWLTVDSTVEALPWAALGVLFIALSVALTKALAGTHARLANALLGPTVAQRRRMERWWEEAEEKHLVAG, from the coding sequence ATGGCTAGCGAGAGGCGGGATCCGCCGTTCGGCGGTTCGGTGGTTTTCCTGCTGATGAACCTGCCGTTGGGGGTGGCGGCGTTCACGGTCTTGACGTCGTTGACGGCGGCCGGGCTGGGGACGGTCGTGGTGTGGGTGGGGGTTCCGCTGCTGGCGTTGCTGGTGCTGGGGATCCGCGGCGCGGCGCGGATGGAGCGGGCGCGGGTCTACGCGTTGCTGGACCGGTACATCGATCTGCCGTACCTGCCGTTGCCGGCGGGGAAGCAGAGCCTGCGCTGGAAGGCGCGGCTGAAGGATCTGTCGACGTGGCGGGACCTGCTGTACTTCTTCGTGTTGTTCCCGCTCGGGCTGATCGAGTTCACGCTGGTGACGGCGTTCTGGTCGACGAGCCTGGCGCTGGCGGGGCTGCCGGTCTACTTCCGGTGGCTGCCGGGTGGCGCGTACTACTTCCCGTCGGACGACGTGCGGTGGCTGACCGTGGACTCGACGGTGGAGGCGCTACCGTGGGCGGCGCTGGGGGTGCTGTTCATCGCGTTGTCCGTGGCGCTGACCAAGGCGCTGGCGGGGACGCACGCCCGGCTCGCGAACGCGCTGCTCGGCCCGACCGTCGCCCAGCGCCGTCGGATGGAGCGCTGGTGGGAAGAAGCCGAAGAGAAGCACCTGGTGGCGGGATGA
- a CDS encoding acyltransferase family protein: MQTSQGVARGGRDRFLDVVRAGAILAVIAQHWVMPVLSYSDGNLATGNALATPGWWVVTWLSQVMPLVFFAGGAANLISLRRAESPRTWLAARIRRLMVPVLPLLAVWLVVPDFLRGLGIPPQPLQVASAIAAQLLWFLAVYVLVVLLTPVMVAAHRRWGLKVPLVMGVAGVLVDVARFNDLGYIGYANAIFVWVAVHQLGFHYVEGRLGSLTRRGALALSGAGFGITALLVAFGPYPASMIGMPGAPVSNMSPPTVLLAFLAVGQIGLLLAFRPQLNALAERPGIGNVLGWLGARFMSVYLWHMPALIVVAGVTVYGLGYETPAPGTLLWLVMAPAWFAVCGLVLLGLLRLFAHFEIQRDTFAVTAKLPQLIVAGLMVSGGLLGLAAHGFAPLSEGVVHGPVPWVLLATAGFLLAGKHIPVTDLGTRLLGRAVTVSERATVRR, encoded by the coding sequence ATGCAGACAAGCCAGGGGGTCGCGCGAGGCGGCCGGGACAGGTTCCTCGACGTCGTCCGGGCGGGGGCCATCCTCGCCGTCATCGCCCAGCACTGGGTCATGCCGGTGCTCTCCTACTCCGACGGCAACCTCGCCACCGGCAACGCGCTGGCGACGCCGGGCTGGTGGGTCGTCACCTGGCTGTCGCAGGTGATGCCGCTGGTCTTCTTCGCCGGGGGCGCCGCCAACCTCATCTCGCTGCGCCGCGCCGAGTCGCCGCGCACGTGGCTCGCCGCGCGGATCCGGCGGCTGATGGTGCCGGTGCTGCCGCTGCTGGCCGTCTGGCTGGTCGTGCCGGACTTCCTGCGCGGGCTGGGCATCCCGCCGCAGCCGTTGCAGGTCGCCAGTGCGATCGCCGCGCAACTGCTGTGGTTCCTCGCGGTGTACGTCCTGGTCGTGCTGCTCACGCCGGTGATGGTCGCCGCGCACCGCCGCTGGGGCCTGAAGGTGCCGCTGGTGATGGGGGTGGCCGGCGTGCTCGTCGACGTCGCGCGCTTCAACGACCTCGGCTACATCGGTTACGCCAACGCGATCTTCGTCTGGGTCGCGGTGCACCAGCTGGGCTTCCACTACGTCGAAGGCCGCCTCGGTTCGCTGACCCGCCGCGGCGCGCTGGCACTGTCGGGCGCCGGCTTCGGCATCACGGCGCTGCTGGTGGCGTTCGGCCCGTACCCGGCCAGCATGATCGGCATGCCGGGTGCGCCGGTGTCGAACATGAGCCCGCCGACCGTGCTGCTCGCTTTCCTCGCCGTCGGCCAGATCGGCTTGCTGCTCGCCTTCCGCCCGCAGCTCAACGCGCTCGCGGAGCGGCCCGGCATCGGGAACGTCCTCGGCTGGCTCGGCGCGCGGTTCATGAGCGTCTACCTGTGGCACATGCCGGCGCTGATCGTGGTGGCGGGCGTGACGGTGTACGGCCTCGGTTACGAGACCCCGGCGCCGGGGACGCTGCTCTGGCTGGTCATGGCGCCCGCGTGGTTCGCGGTGTGCGGCCTGGTCCTGCTGGGCCTGCTGCGGCTGTTCGCCCACTTCGAGATCCAGCGCGACACGTTCGCGGTGACGGCGAAGCTGCCGCAGCTGATCGTGGCCGGGCTGATGGTGTCCGGTGGCCTGCTCGGCCTCGCCGCCCACGGTTTCGCCCCGCTGTCGGAGGGCGTCGTGCACGGCCCGGTGCCGTGGGTGCTCCTCGCGACGGCCGGCTTCCTCTTGGCGGGCAAGCACATCCCGGTGACGGACCTGGGCACCCGGCTGCTGGGCCGCGCGGTGACCGTCTCGGAACGGGCCACCGTCAGGCGTTGA
- the ftsE gene encoding cell division ATP-binding protein FtsE gives MIRLEEVSKVYKTSTRPALERVSVDIEKGEFVFLIGPSGSGKSTFLRLLLREETPSKGRVVVSNFDVAKLARRRVPRLRQTIGCVFQDFRLLANKTVAENVAFALEVIGKPGPTIKKVVPEVLELVGLDGKADRLPNELSGGEQQRVAIARAFVNRPLVLLADEPTGNLDPDTSQDIMLLLERINRTGTTVLMATHDHGIVDSMRRRVVELQLGRVVRDDARGVYGIGR, from the coding sequence GTGATCCGGCTCGAAGAGGTTTCCAAGGTCTACAAGACCTCGACGCGGCCCGCGCTCGAGCGGGTGTCCGTCGACATCGAAAAGGGTGAGTTCGTCTTCCTCATCGGTCCTTCGGGATCGGGGAAGTCGACCTTTCTCCGGCTCCTGCTGCGCGAAGAGACTCCCAGCAAGGGCCGCGTGGTGGTGTCCAACTTCGACGTCGCCAAGCTGGCCCGCCGCCGGGTCCCCCGCCTGCGGCAGACCATCGGCTGCGTCTTCCAGGACTTCCGCCTGCTGGCCAACAAGACCGTCGCGGAGAACGTCGCGTTCGCCCTCGAGGTCATCGGCAAGCCCGGCCCGACCATCAAGAAGGTCGTCCCCGAGGTGCTGGAGCTCGTCGGCCTCGACGGCAAGGCGGACCGGCTGCCCAACGAGCTCTCCGGTGGTGAGCAGCAGCGCGTCGCGATCGCGCGCGCGTTCGTGAACCGGCCGCTGGTGCTGCTCGCCGACGAACCGACCGGGAACCTGGACCCCGACACCAGCCAGGACATCATGCTGCTGCTGGAGCGGATCAACCGCACCGGCACGACCGTCCTGATGGCGACCCACGACCACGGCATCGTCGACTCCATGCGGCGCCGCGTCGTCGAGCTGCAGCTCGGCCGGGTGGTCCGCGACGACGCCCGCGGCGTCTACGGCATCGGCCGCTGA
- a CDS encoding FAD-dependent monooxygenase: MDELTAEVVVAGAGPTGLMLANELALAGVDVVVLERLAERTGLSKALNLQPRTAEVLDLRGLLGRAEQRSFATVAEGHFAMLPVSYAGWDTRHPYQLGIPQAQVEAALEERLAEQGTKVLRGQELTSFTQDAEGVTVTTTTTTIRAAYLVGCDGGRSAVRKALRLPFEGIDGRGHGVVADVRFAATPPGAQSEWRSMRNIVTADGVGKYTGLIPLSEPNLYRLAYGDRLNRPANLRAEVTDGEVRDVITKTYGAETKVEEIRWASRFGDDSRLAAKYRVGRVLLAGDAAHTHFPAGGQGLNLGVQDAMNLGWKLAAQLKSKAPTNLLDSYEQERRPVAEAVVQNVAAQSALIPATPELLALRTVFRAMSELPEAQHYLSGLVSGLSISYKAPQNAHPATGTRLPDFKTRTGHASDWFHKGKFVLLTTTPTEPPHPDVEVAAVPELPWPDLTRALIRPDGHVANTTGKTKGWLT; encoded by the coding sequence ATGGACGAGCTGACGGCGGAGGTGGTCGTCGCCGGGGCGGGGCCGACCGGGCTGATGCTGGCGAACGAGCTGGCCCTGGCCGGGGTGGACGTCGTGGTGCTGGAGCGCCTGGCGGAGCGCACCGGCCTGTCGAAGGCCTTGAACCTCCAGCCACGCACCGCGGAGGTCCTGGACCTGCGCGGCCTGCTGGGCCGGGCGGAGCAGCGGTCGTTCGCGACGGTCGCGGAGGGCCATTTCGCGATGCTCCCGGTGAGTTACGCCGGGTGGGACACGCGCCACCCGTACCAGCTGGGCATCCCTCAGGCCCAAGTGGAGGCGGCGCTGGAGGAGCGCCTGGCCGAGCAGGGCACGAAGGTCCTCAGAGGCCAGGAGCTGACGAGCTTCACCCAGGACGCCGAAGGCGTCACGGTCACCACGACCACCACGACGATCCGAGCGGCGTACCTGGTGGGCTGCGACGGCGGCCGAAGCGCCGTCCGCAAAGCACTGCGGCTGCCGTTCGAGGGTATCGACGGCCGAGGCCACGGAGTGGTGGCGGACGTCCGGTTCGCGGCAACCCCACCAGGCGCCCAGAGCGAGTGGCGCTCGATGCGCAACATCGTCACCGCGGACGGCGTCGGCAAGTACACGGGCCTGATCCCGCTGTCGGAACCGAACCTGTACCGCCTGGCCTACGGAGACCGCCTGAACCGCCCGGCGAACCTCCGAGCGGAAGTGACGGACGGAGAAGTCCGCGACGTGATCACCAAGACGTACGGCGCGGAGACGAAGGTCGAAGAGATCCGCTGGGCTTCCCGTTTCGGAGACGACTCGAGGCTGGCCGCGAAGTACCGAGTAGGCCGGGTTCTCCTGGCGGGCGACGCAGCCCACACGCATTTCCCGGCAGGAGGCCAGGGTCTCAACCTGGGTGTCCAGGACGCCATGAACCTGGGCTGGAAACTGGCCGCACAGCTGAAAAGCAAGGCCCCGACGAACCTGCTGGACTCCTACGAACAGGAACGCCGCCCGGTGGCGGAGGCAGTAGTACAAAACGTAGCGGCCCAGTCGGCGCTGATCCCCGCGACCCCCGAGCTTTTGGCGCTGCGAACAGTCTTCCGGGCGATGTCCGAACTCCCGGAAGCCCAGCATTACTTGTCAGGCTTGGTATCAGGCCTGAGCATCAGCTACAAGGCCCCCCAGAACGCCCACCCGGCAACAGGAACCCGCCTACCGGACTTCAAAACCAGGACGGGCCACGCAAGCGACTGGTTCCACAAGGGAAAGTTCGTCCTGCTGACCACAACCCCCACAGAACCCCCACACCCCGACGTAGAGGTAGCAGCAGTACCCGAACTCCCCTGGCCGGACCTGACAAGGGCCCTGATCCGCCCAGACGGCCACGTAGCAAACACAACTGGGAAGACCAAGGGCTGGCTGACCTGA
- a CDS encoding PadR family transcriptional regulator, translated as MSELNATAAALLGLLHDGPATGGQLVAGAGERFGAFFSVTRSQVYRELPALSKEGLVRLGKQGPRSSQQYLITAAGKKAFKAWLTSEAGPDHLRSPLILRLVHAGSLTAKQRGSLLESARTSYGQQLDDAKTATKSAEGPYEKAVAEFAQAQAKAALKLLDAIPSA; from the coding sequence GTGTCCGAATTGAATGCAACAGCCGCCGCCCTGCTCGGTCTGCTCCACGACGGTCCCGCCACCGGCGGGCAGCTCGTCGCGGGCGCCGGTGAGCGCTTCGGTGCCTTCTTCAGCGTCACCCGCAGCCAGGTGTACCGGGAGCTCCCGGCGCTGTCCAAGGAAGGTCTCGTCCGGCTCGGCAAGCAGGGTCCGCGCTCCAGCCAGCAGTACCTGATCACCGCCGCCGGCAAGAAGGCCTTCAAGGCCTGGCTGACGTCCGAGGCCGGTCCCGACCACCTGCGCAGCCCGCTCATCCTGCGGCTCGTGCACGCCGGGTCGTTGACCGCGAAGCAGCGCGGGTCGCTGCTCGAGTCGGCGCGCACCAGCTACGGCCAGCAGCTCGACGACGCGAAGACGGCCACCAAGTCGGCCGAAGGGCCCTACGAAAAGGCCGTCGCCGAGTTCGCCCAGGCGCAGGCCAAGGCCGCGCTGAAGCTGCTCGACGCCATCCCGTCGGCCTGA
- a CDS encoding sensor histidine kinase has protein sequence MTPEQRQLEHPRPHPARTIGYMLLSFVFRLVQFVLIVTGISVGVGTAVVWVGFPILLATTSFIRWSADRERGWAGRMLRVPLPPVERRAYGDEPVLRRWLIRLSDPTTWRDLAYLMAAFPLACAEFAIAIASIVLLPMAIWVTPWLGWLHGELAIALLGPNRTKRLEQKAERLQASRARGVDAAEAERRRIERDLHDGAQQRLVAVAMSLGRAKSKFDHDPEGVRELIDEAHADAKLAVSELRDLARGIYPAVLGDRGLDAALSAQAAKSPIPVDVTVNVDPRPPAAVETTAYFIVGETLTNIAKHSGAKEAEVKVWRDDAHVVVEITDNGHGGAEMRPGGGLAGLADRAATIDGVITVVSPVGGPTVIRADLPCEW, from the coding sequence ATGACGCCGGAGCAACGCCAGCTCGAGCACCCGCGGCCGCACCCGGCTCGCACGATCGGGTACATGCTCCTGAGCTTCGTCTTCCGGCTCGTGCAGTTCGTGCTGATCGTCACGGGGATCTCGGTGGGGGTCGGCACGGCGGTGGTGTGGGTCGGGTTCCCGATCCTGCTGGCGACGACGAGCTTCATCCGCTGGTCGGCGGATCGGGAGCGGGGCTGGGCCGGGCGGATGCTGCGGGTGCCGTTGCCGCCGGTGGAGCGGCGGGCCTACGGCGACGAGCCGGTGCTGCGGCGGTGGCTGATCCGGCTGAGCGACCCGACGACGTGGCGGGACCTGGCGTACCTGATGGCGGCGTTCCCGCTGGCGTGCGCGGAGTTCGCGATCGCGATCGCGTCGATCGTGCTGCTGCCGATGGCGATCTGGGTGACGCCGTGGCTGGGCTGGCTGCACGGGGAGCTGGCGATCGCGTTGCTGGGCCCGAACCGCACGAAGCGGCTGGAGCAGAAGGCCGAGCGGCTGCAGGCTTCGCGGGCGCGGGGTGTGGACGCGGCCGAGGCGGAGCGCCGGCGCATCGAGCGTGACCTGCACGACGGCGCGCAGCAGCGGCTGGTGGCCGTCGCGATGAGCCTGGGCCGCGCGAAGTCGAAGTTCGACCACGATCCCGAGGGCGTGCGGGAGCTGATCGACGAGGCGCACGCGGACGCGAAGCTCGCGGTGTCGGAGCTGCGTGACCTGGCCCGCGGGATCTACCCGGCGGTGCTGGGCGACCGCGGCCTGGACGCGGCGCTGTCGGCTCAGGCGGCGAAGTCGCCGATCCCGGTGGACGTCACGGTGAACGTGGACCCGCGGCCGCCGGCGGCGGTGGAGACGACGGCGTACTTCATCGTCGGCGAGACGCTGACGAACATCGCGAAGCACTCCGGCGCGAAGGAGGCCGAGGTGAAGGTGTGGCGCGACGACGCGCACGTCGTCGTCGAGATCACCGACAACGGCCACGGCGGCGCCGAGATGCGGCCCGGCGGCGGTCTGGCCGGCTTGGCCGACCGCGCCGCGACGATCGACGGTGTGATCACCGTGGTGAGCCCGGTCGGCGGGCCGACCGTAATCCGGGCTGACCTCCCCTGTGAATGGTGA
- the prfB gene encoding peptide chain release factor 2 has protein sequence MSDEFDAALKDLTGKLTQIESVMDLDALRAQVADLEQQASSPNLWDDPEAAQKVTSQLSHRQSELRRVNDLRQRLDDLGVLYELAGDEGDAGSMGEAEGELTELGKAIDGLEVRTLLSGEYDDRNAVVTIRSEAGGVDAADFAEMLLRMYMRWAERHGYPTNVYDISYAEEAGIKSATFTVTAPYVYGTLSVEQGTHRLVRISPFDNQGRRQTSFAHVEVLPEVEEVDHVDIAEKDIRVDVYRSSGPGGQSVNTTDSAVRITHLPTGIVVSCQNEKSQLQNKAAALKVLQARLMLRKKEEERAEMDALKDGGSSWGNQMRSYVLHPYQMVKDLRTEFEVGNPSAVLDGEIDGFLDAGIRWRKQSAAV, from the coding sequence GTGAGTGATGAGTTCGACGCGGCGTTGAAGGACCTGACCGGCAAGCTGACGCAGATCGAGTCGGTGATGGACCTCGACGCGTTGCGCGCGCAGGTGGCCGACCTGGAGCAGCAGGCTTCGAGCCCCAACCTCTGGGACGACCCCGAAGCGGCGCAGAAGGTGACCAGCCAGCTCTCCCACCGGCAGAGCGAGCTGCGGCGGGTCAACGACCTGCGCCAGCGGCTCGACGACCTGGGCGTGCTGTACGAGCTCGCCGGTGACGAGGGTGACGCCGGCAGTATGGGCGAGGCCGAGGGTGAGCTGACCGAACTCGGCAAGGCCATCGACGGCCTCGAGGTCCGCACCCTGCTCTCCGGCGAGTACGACGACCGCAACGCCGTCGTCACCATCCGCTCCGAGGCCGGCGGCGTCGACGCCGCGGACTTCGCCGAGATGCTGCTTCGCATGTACATGCGCTGGGCCGAGCGGCACGGCTACCCGACCAACGTCTACGACATCTCCTACGCCGAAGAGGCGGGCATCAAGTCGGCGACGTTCACGGTGACCGCCCCCTACGTCTACGGCACCCTCTCGGTCGAGCAGGGCACCCACCGGCTCGTCCGGATCTCGCCGTTCGACAACCAGGGCCGCCGCCAGACGTCGTTCGCGCACGTCGAGGTGCTGCCCGAGGTCGAAGAGGTCGACCACGTCGACATCGCGGAGAAGGACATCCGCGTCGACGTCTACCGCTCGTCGGGCCCCGGCGGCCAGAGCGTCAACACGACCGACTCCGCGGTGCGCATCACGCACCTGCCGACCGGCATCGTCGTCTCCTGCCAGAACGAGAAGTCGCAGCTGCAGAACAAGGCCGCCGCGCTGAAGGTCCTCCAGGCCCGGCTGATGCTGCGGAAGAAGGAAGAAGAGCGCGCCGAGATGGACGCGCTCAAGGACGGCGGCTCCAGCTGGGGCAACCAGATGCGCTCCTACGTGCTGCACCCGTACCAGATGGTGAAGGACCTGCGGACCGAGTTCGAGGTCGGCAACCCGTCCGCGGTGCTCGACGGCGAGATCGACGGCTTCCTCGACGCCGGCATCCGCTGGCGGAAGCAGTCCGCTGCCGTTTAA
- a CDS encoding response regulator transcription factor — protein MRVVIAEDAVLLRAGVTRLLADEGIETVAAVDNGDELLGAVLEHRPDLAIVDVRMPPTFTDEGLRAALAARKEVPGLPVLVLSQYVEESYAVELLSGGAGGVGYLLKERVADVADFLDAVRRVANGGTAIDPDVIAQLMARGRRNPLDALTARESEVLGLMAQGLSNTAIANSLVVSHGAVEKHIGNIFAKLGLEASAEEHRRVRAVLTYLGR, from the coding sequence ATGCGGGTAGTGATCGCCGAGGACGCCGTGCTGCTGCGGGCCGGGGTCACCCGCCTGCTCGCCGACGAAGGCATCGAGACGGTGGCGGCCGTCGACAACGGGGACGAGCTGCTGGGCGCGGTCCTGGAACACCGCCCTGACCTGGCGATAGTCGACGTCCGCATGCCCCCGACGTTCACCGACGAGGGCCTGCGCGCCGCCCTCGCGGCCCGCAAGGAGGTGCCGGGACTCCCGGTACTGGTGCTCTCGCAGTACGTCGAGGAGTCGTACGCGGTCGAGCTGCTTTCAGGCGGCGCCGGCGGCGTCGGCTACCTGCTGAAGGAGCGCGTGGCGGACGTCGCGGACTTCCTCGACGCGGTCCGCCGGGTGGCGAACGGCGGCACGGCGATCGACCCGGACGTCATCGCCCAGCTGATGGCCCGCGGCCGCCGCAACCCGCTGGACGCCTTGACCGCGCGCGAGTCCGAGGTGCTCGGCCTGATGGCCCAGGGCCTGTCGAACACGGCGATCGCCAACTCTCTGGTGGTCTCGCACGGCGCGGTGGAGAAGCACATCGGCAACATCTTCGCGAAACTCGGCCTGGAGGCGAGCGCGGAGGAACACCGTCGCGTCCGTGCGGTCCTCACCTATCTCGGCCGGTGA
- the ftsX gene encoding permease-like cell division protein FtsX, whose protein sequence is MRASFVFSEVITGLRRNITMTIAMMLTTAVSLAMLGGGLLAVRTIDKMKSNFLADVEVSVYLTDDISANDKNCTQSLCESLRSDLQGNDGVESVVFENRDQAFDRFKKIFESQPELIALTGPESLPASLHVKLKDPDRSESIVQAYSTKPGVRKVDDQKKFLDRVFNAFNGVRNMAFGAALIMAIAALLLIANTIQVSAFTRRTEVGIMRLVGATRWYTQLPFLLEAVVAGAVGAILGIIMLIITKAGFLDSVFTGDVFPKITMLELLFPVAPILLGVSVLISALTGYVTLRLYVRH, encoded by the coding sequence ATGCGCGCCAGTTTCGTCTTCAGTGAGGTAATCACCGGCCTGCGCCGGAACATCACGATGACCATCGCGATGATGCTGACCACGGCCGTGTCGCTCGCCATGCTCGGCGGCGGCCTGCTGGCCGTGCGGACGATCGACAAGATGAAGTCCAACTTCCTCGCCGACGTCGAGGTTTCGGTCTACCTCACCGACGACATCAGCGCGAACGACAAGAACTGCACCCAGTCGCTCTGCGAGTCGCTGCGCTCGGACCTGCAGGGCAACGACGGCGTCGAGTCGGTCGTGTTCGAGAACCGTGACCAGGCCTTCGACCGCTTCAAGAAGATCTTCGAGAGCCAGCCCGAGCTGATCGCCCTCACCGGCCCCGAGTCGCTGCCCGCGTCACTGCACGTGAAGCTGAAGGACCCGGACCGCAGCGAGTCGATCGTGCAGGCCTACAGCACCAAGCCGGGCGTGCGGAAGGTCGACGACCAGAAGAAGTTCCTCGACCGCGTGTTCAACGCCTTCAACGGCGTCCGGAACATGGCCTTCGGCGCGGCGCTCATCATGGCCATCGCCGCCCTGCTGCTGATCGCCAACACGATCCAGGTGTCCGCGTTCACCCGGCGCACGGAGGTCGGCATCATGCGGCTCGTCGGCGCGACGCGGTGGTACACGCAGCTACCGTTCCTCCTGGAGGCGGTGGTCGCCGGCGCGGTCGGCGCGATCCTCGGGATCATCATGCTGATCATCACCAAGGCCGGCTTCCTGGACTCGGTGTTCACCGGCGACGTGTTCCCGAAGATCACCATGCTGGAACTGCTGTTCCCGGTCGCGCCGATCCTGCTCGGGGTGTCCGTGCTGATCTCCGCCCTCACCGGTTACGTGACGCTGCGGCTGTACGTCCGGCACTGA
- a CDS encoding amidohydrolase family protein, with translation MTAGPADDADVARWTSSLGLPGLVDLHVHFLPKPVMDKVWAYFDRATTHYGTEWPVHYRTDEQDRIATLKTLGVRRFAPLVYPHKPGMAQWLTEWALEFAARVPDAVPTGTFYPEPGAGSGVDSALRAGAKVFKAHVQVGAYDPRDEHLTPVWGSLADAGVPVVVHCGHGPLRGDFTGLRVFEEVLARHPRLTAVLAHSAMPEFGAAFDLLAKYPRVHLDTTMVGVPFAEAMSPLPADWTSRLADVADRVVLGTDFPNIPYSYATQLQAIAGWAADDRLGEPFLRAVLHDTPLRLLNA, from the coding sequence GTGACGGCCGGGCCAGCCGACGACGCCGACGTCGCCCGCTGGACGTCGTCGCTGGGCTTGCCGGGCCTGGTCGACCTGCACGTCCACTTCCTGCCGAAACCGGTGATGGACAAGGTCTGGGCGTACTTCGACCGGGCCACGACGCACTACGGCACCGAGTGGCCGGTGCACTACCGCACCGACGAGCAGGACCGGATCGCCACCCTGAAGACGCTGGGAGTCCGGCGGTTCGCGCCGCTGGTCTACCCGCACAAACCGGGCATGGCGCAGTGGCTGACGGAGTGGGCGCTCGAGTTCGCGGCGCGGGTCCCGGACGCCGTGCCGACCGGCACGTTCTACCCGGAGCCGGGCGCGGGGTCCGGTGTGGACAGTGCGCTGCGTGCGGGTGCGAAGGTGTTCAAGGCGCACGTCCAGGTCGGTGCGTACGACCCGCGTGACGAGCACCTGACGCCGGTGTGGGGTTCGCTCGCCGACGCGGGTGTGCCCGTGGTCGTCCACTGTGGACACGGACCGTTGCGGGGCGACTTCACCGGGTTGCGGGTGTTCGAAGAGGTGCTGGCGCGCCATCCGCGGCTGACGGCGGTGCTCGCGCACTCGGCGATGCCGGAGTTCGGCGCCGCGTTCGACCTGCTCGCCAAGTACCCGCGGGTGCACCTCGACACCACGATGGTCGGAGTGCCGTTCGCCGAGGCGATGTCGCCGCTGCCGGCGGACTGGACGTCGCGGCTCGCGGACGTCGCCGACCGGGTGGTGCTGGGCACCGACTTCCCGAACATCCCGTACTCCTACGCGACACAGCTGCAGGCGATCGCCGGCTGGGCGGCCGACGATCGCCTGGGGGAGCCGTTCCTGCGGGCCGTCCTGCACGACACCCCGCTGCGGTTGCTCAACGCCTGA
- the smpB gene encoding SsrA-binding protein SmpB, which yields MPKELGQKVIVSNRKARHDYSILDTYECGLVLVGTEVKSLREGKASLADAFATVDDGEVWLRNVHIPEYTQGTWTNHTPRRTRKLLLHRREIEKLIGKTKESGLSLVPLSMYFKDGKVKVEIALAKGKKAYDKRQTLAKRDAERDISKAMGRALKGRFTE from the coding sequence ATGCCCAAGGAACTTGGCCAGAAGGTGATCGTGTCGAACCGCAAGGCGCGGCACGATTACTCCATCCTCGACACCTACGAGTGCGGTCTCGTGCTCGTCGGCACCGAGGTCAAGAGCCTGCGCGAGGGCAAGGCGTCGCTGGCCGACGCGTTCGCGACCGTCGACGACGGCGAAGTCTGGCTGCGCAACGTGCACATCCCGGAGTACACGCAGGGCACGTGGACCAACCACACCCCGCGACGGACCCGGAAGCTGCTGCTGCACCGCCGCGAGATCGAGAAGCTCATCGGTAAGACCAAGGAGAGCGGGCTCTCGCTGGTGCCGCTGTCGATGTACTTCAAGGACGGCAAGGTCAAGGTCGAAATCGCTCTGGCCAAGGGCAAGAAGGCCTACGACAAGCGGCAGACGCTGGCCAAGCGCGACGCGGAGCGGGACATCAGCAAGGCCATGGGCCGCGCCCTGAAGGGCCGGTTCACGGAGTGA